CCCGTATGCTATACGAGCGTTCCCTGTTCGAAGAATGTTTCGAGATACTATCCAACACGATAGAACAGGCACAGTTCTATGAAAACAACGAGATTCTGACGATTGCACAGAAACAGGAATTGGAATATTTGCTACGGCTGAACTTCCCTAACATGACAGAGCAGGAGCTTTTTCACAAACATTTTATCCAAAATGAATCGTTAAAGAAAATTCGAAAAATAACGGAGCAATCTTCTCTGCATAATTTATTAAAATACCGTCTCTCTCATATCGGAGCCATACGGACTGCAAAGCAAAAACAGGATATGAACGACCTTATGGTCAACGAGCTTTATATAGCCGCTTCTTCTGACGCAGAAGGGAATTTTGAATTGACACGAAATCATAAACTTTTTCAGGCAAACTATCTAATGGGAGCAGGAGATTACAGAGCTGCCCTCAACTCATACAAAGAACTGAATTCTCTATTTGAGCAGAACCAACAATTCTGGTCGAATCCACCGATTTACTATTTGTCAGTACTCGAGGGAGTGCTCGGCAGTCTGCGGTCGGTGGGAAATTATAATGAGATGCCCTATTTCCTGGAGAAATTAAGGAAATTAATCGCAGAGGACTCTTCACTGGAATTTAAAGTGAACGCTACCTGTTTGCTTTTCCAATATGAGTTGTTTCCCTATTTGGACAAAGGTGATTTTTCCAGTTGCACGGAGCTCATGAATCATTATCAGGAGTTACTATACGACAAAGAAGCATGGTTAAGTCCTATACGCAAAAGCGAGCTATTACTCTACACGACTCTTATACACATCGGCAACCAGAACTACAAGGCAGCGAAGAAATATATAAGCAATGCCATTATAGACCATAATATCAAATACTTGCCGCTAATGAGAACGATTCGTCTGGTTCGTCTCATTGCTTACTATGAAACACAAGAATTTGAACTGATAAAGCACGAATCACGCTCCATTACGCGCAGTTTGTCTTCTCCCAAAGAGCAGACATTCAAGACAGAGCACACGGTTTTATGGTTCTTAAACAAAAGCAATCTGCCTATTCTACGAAAAGACCGGGAAGCTTTCTGGGAAAAGCTATGTCCGGAAATTCAGGAATTATACAATGACAAATACGAAAATCAGTTATTACGCATTTTCGATTTTACTGCATGGATAGAATCAAAAATACGGAAAGAAAAGCTGTCTGAAGTTCTCAGACAACACACAAATGCTAAAGAAATCTAAAAAGACAAAGCTAATAATCTAAATTCACAGCGCAAAAACACTTCTCTTATTTTCCAATTATCCATTTGTAATTATACAAATTCACACAACACTACAATCCCAAGAATACCTTAAAACATAATATTCCATATTAAACATATAATTTGAAATTATATAAATGAATTATTAATGTAAAAAACGATGCGTTATTATTCTTTTTATTTGCATCATCTTAATTATTAATATTATGGAAACTATATCTAGCAATCGACCCAAAATCGTAGTTATCGGAAGCTGTAATACCGATATGGTTGTGAAAGCCAACAGGCTACCTGTCCCCGGAGAAACCATTCTAGGTGGAACTTTCTATATGAACCCTGGGGGCAAAGGAGCCAATCAGGCTATCGCAGCAGCACGATTAGGAGCGGAAGTAACTTTTATCTCCAAAATTGGTTATGATCTATTTGGACTGCAAGCTTTAGAAATATACAAATCCGAGAAAATCAATACTGAATTTATATTCACCGATCAGAAAAGTCCGTCAGGAGTAGCTCTTATTTCTGTCGATTCTTTCGGAGAAAACAGCATCATCGTAGCACCGGGGGCCAGCCGTTCGCTTTCGATAGAAGATATCAATAAAGCTGAAGAAAAAATCAAGGAAGCTGATATTATACTCATGCAACTTGAAGTTCCGATAGAAACAGTGGAGTATGCAGCTACTATTGCCAACCAATATGGCAAGAAAGTAATACTCAACCCTGCGCCTGCCTCTACCTTGAGCAACTCCTTTTTAAATAATGTACATACTATATTGCCTAATCGTATAGAAGCAGAAATGCTATCAGGAATAAAGGTAATGGATGTTGAAAGTGCGCACCGGGCAGCTAAAGCCATCGGAGAAAAAGGTATAGAAAATGTCGTCATTACTTTGGGAAAAGATGGAGCCTACGTGAAAGAAAAGGACGAATATACCATGGTTCCTGCCAAAGAAGTAGAGACTATCGACACAACCGGAGCAGGAGATGTATTCTGTGGAGCATTCAGTGTTTATTTATCCAAAGGACATTCGTTGGCCGAATCCGTGAAGTTTGCAAATGCAGCGGCAGCTATTGCCGTCACACGCATCGGTGCCCAGAGCGCCATCCCATACAAAAGAGAAGTCAACTTATAAAATAGAGAAAAGCCTAGGTTAATCACATAAATCTGATTCAAATGAAAGTAGTAGTTATTGGAAGTTCAAACATCGATATGGTTGCACAAGTCAGCCATCTCCCGGCACCCGGCGAAACAGTCGGAGATGCAAATTTCATGCAGTCCCTCGGAGGCAAAGGAGCGAACCAGGCTGTGGCAGCAGCCAGGCTTGGCGGCTCTGTGACGTTTGTCACCTCTTTGGGGAATGACATGTACGCGGATATTTTAAAAAAACACTTTAAGAAAGAAGGTATCACCACCGATTACATTATTGATGATGTCCATCATCCCACAGGAACCGCACTTATTTTTGTGGCTGACAGTGGTGAAAACTGCATTGCAGTAGCTCCTGGAGCTAACTATTCTTTATTACCCGGTTCAATCACCCATTTCTCAGAAGTAATCGACGAAGCTGATATCATCGTCATGCAGGCTGAGATTCCTTACGAAACAATAAAAAAAATAGCTCTATCGGCAAAACAAAAAGGTAAAAAGATATTGTTCAATCCCGCACCCGCCTGCCTGATCGATGAGGAACTGATGAAAGCCATTGATATACTAGTCGTCAATGAGCTGGAAGCTTCATTCATCTCAGGAATTGAGTATAGAGATAATAATCTCGAGGAAATTGCTGAAACATTGCTGAAAGCGGGTACAAGCAATGTCGTAATCACACTGGGAAGCCAAGGCGTGTATATGAAAAATGCAAAAGCAACCATGCAACTTCCCGGTTGTAAAGTAAATGCGATCGACACGATCGCCGCAGGTGACACTTTTTGCGGTGCATTGGCGGTCGTTTGTGCAAAGAAAGAAATAGATCAGGAAGCACTCAACTTTGCCAACACTGCGGCAGCCATCGCAGTCACACGTTCGGGTGCACAGCCGTCTATTCCCACTCTCGATGAAGTGAAACACTTCATACTTGAAAAAGAATTAGCCTTATCATTCAACTTTTAAACTTAATGAACCATGAAAACCTATTTGAAACAACTACTCATCCCTATCTTATCGGGCTTGATAGTATGCAACTTTTATAGCTGCGATAGCGACGACGAACACACCGCTACCCCTATAGCTCCCATTCTAAAGGAAATAAAATTTCCTTCGGAAAATGACATCATCCCCGGTCAGGTGGCGCAAATCAACGGACTCGGTTTTGCAAAAGAAGATATAGTCTATTTAAGCAACGCTACCAACCAGAAAGAAAAGGTAGAAGTCACAGAAATCACAGATAACTACTTAAAATTTATTGTTCCGGTGGAAGCAGGTGGCGACTATAGCATAACAATTGA
The DNA window shown above is from Bacteroides faecium and carries:
- the rbsK gene encoding ribokinase; this translates as METISSNRPKIVVIGSCNTDMVVKANRLPVPGETILGGTFYMNPGGKGANQAIAAARLGAEVTFISKIGYDLFGLQALEIYKSEKINTEFIFTDQKSPSGVALISVDSFGENSIIVAPGASRSLSIEDINKAEEKIKEADIILMQLEVPIETVEYAATIANQYGKKVILNPAPASTLSNSFLNNVHTILPNRIEAEMLSGIKVMDVESAHRAAKAIGEKGIENVVITLGKDGAYVKEKDEYTMVPAKEVETIDTTGAGDVFCGAFSVYLSKGHSLAESVKFANAAAAIAVTRIGAQSAIPYKREVNL
- the rbsK gene encoding ribokinase, which codes for MKVVVIGSSNIDMVAQVSHLPAPGETVGDANFMQSLGGKGANQAVAAARLGGSVTFVTSLGNDMYADILKKHFKKEGITTDYIIDDVHHPTGTALIFVADSGENCIAVAPGANYSLLPGSITHFSEVIDEADIIVMQAEIPYETIKKIALSAKQKGKKILFNPAPACLIDEELMKAIDILVVNELEASFISGIEYRDNNLEEIAETLLKAGTSNVVITLGSQGVYMKNAKATMQLPGCKVNAIDTIAAGDTFCGALAVVCAKKEIDQEALNFANTAAAIAVTRSGAQPSIPTLDEVKHFILEKELALSFNF